A region of Deltaproteobacteria bacterium DNA encodes the following proteins:
- a CDS encoding DJ-1/PfpI family protein, whose translation MKKVLIPLAQGFEEIEALAVVDILRRAGIEVMLAGTTDNPIEGRNKIKVLSDASLDSVKDRDFDMIVLPGGAVGTENLKKDVRVKEIVERLYKKGRFITAICAAPTVLSAIGITEGKTVTSHPTVRAKLDKEKISDERVVVDGNIITSQGPGTAIEFAFKLVEMLLGKEKVAEVNKGVLARI comes from the coding sequence ATGAAAAAGGTTTTAATACCACTTGCGCAGGGTTTTGAAGAGATAGAGGCCCTTGCTGTTGTGGATATTTTACGGAGGGCCGGGATAGAGGTGATGCTGGCAGGAACAACTGACAATCCTATAGAAGGCAGAAACAAAATAAAAGTTCTATCAGATGCGTCTCTTGATTCTGTAAAAGACCGGGACTTTGATATGATTGTCCTGCCGGGCGGCGCGGTTGGCACGGAAAATCTCAAAAAGGATGTGCGTGTAAAAGAAATAGTAGAAAGGCTTTACAAAAAAGGCAGGTTCATTACAGCCATCTGCGCTGCGCCCACAGTGCTTTCAGCTATTGGCATTACAGAAGGGAAAACTGTTACAAGCCATCCCACGGTCAGGGCAAAACTGGACAAAGAAAAAATTTCAGACGAAAGGGTAGTTGTTGACGGCAATATAATAACAAGCCAGGGGCCGGGCACAGCTATAGAGTTTGCCTTTAAACTGGTAGAGATGCTTTTGGGAAAAGAAAAGGTCGCAGAGGTTAACAAAGGGGTGTTGGCAAGGATTTAG